A stretch of Sandaracinaceae bacterium DNA encodes these proteins:
- a CDS encoding IgGFc-binding protein produces the protein MAHHAARAFASVFTLVLTLAACSTGGGMPPGNPDGSVADAGPCENGRTYCEPGEVVARCLGGELVPEMTCTGDTVCAEGVGCVACRPDHYMCNGSDLYRCRADGSGYDIETSCAGDEVCSAAGRVGQCRGACEEAVSNRSNIGCEYWAVDLDNAYANGPLVSEDAYSEQYAVAIANPSDVTATVRVFVNDAPLGSAPVERQVFQGTVGPRDVLEISLDQREVDGPQTDNADTRGTWLSSHAYRITTNFPVVAYQFNPIVQSFSNDASLLIPASGLDGHHRILGWGSANPIEPFGNIEGIPDRSFVTIVGTQAGTTVRVTAGAPIVGDNYGLGIGPLAAGEVYETVLGAYDVLNLESDGAPGDLTGTVVESSAPVAVFSGGERGIAPLNTDGVPTPPGGAPDDWCCTEHLEEQVFPTTAWGRDFVMTRSPQRGRSWAEPDIYRVMSDRARTTITTNLPAPNDSFVLEPGQWREFYSQRSFVMRADAPVSIEQILVSQGWVDDWKSGHGGDPSMILYPPYQQYRESYVFLTPSTFSVDYVVISAPVGTSVLLDGGDIRGDEFMSRCTYEPAGEIDGTNYEAVTCPVDAGAHTVDAARPVGITVYGYHSVGSYGYAGGSDLERINPLI, from the coding sequence ATGGCACATCACGCAGCTCGAGCCTTCGCTTCGGTCTTCACCCTCGTCCTCACGCTGGCGGCCTGCAGCACCGGGGGTGGCATGCCCCCGGGGAACCCGGACGGGTCGGTGGCGGACGCTGGCCCATGCGAGAACGGGCGCACCTACTGTGAGCCGGGCGAGGTGGTCGCGAGGTGCCTCGGCGGAGAGCTCGTTCCGGAGATGACGTGCACCGGGGACACCGTCTGCGCCGAGGGCGTCGGCTGCGTCGCGTGTCGGCCCGACCACTACATGTGCAACGGCTCCGACCTCTACCGTTGCCGCGCGGACGGCTCGGGATACGACATCGAGACCAGCTGCGCGGGGGACGAGGTGTGCAGCGCCGCCGGACGCGTGGGGCAGTGTCGGGGTGCGTGTGAGGAGGCGGTGTCGAACCGCTCGAACATCGGCTGCGAGTACTGGGCGGTGGACCTCGACAACGCGTACGCGAACGGGCCCCTGGTGAGTGAGGACGCCTACTCGGAGCAGTACGCGGTGGCCATCGCGAACCCCTCGGACGTGACCGCGACGGTGCGGGTCTTCGTCAACGACGCGCCGCTGGGCTCGGCGCCGGTGGAGCGACAGGTCTTCCAGGGGACCGTCGGTCCGCGGGACGTGCTCGAGATCTCGCTGGACCAGCGTGAGGTGGACGGGCCTCAGACCGACAACGCCGACACGCGGGGCACCTGGTTGAGCAGCCACGCCTATCGCATCACCACGAACTTCCCGGTCGTCGCGTATCAGTTCAACCCGATCGTCCAGTCGTTCTCGAACGACGCCTCGCTCCTGATCCCGGCCAGCGGGTTGGACGGGCATCATCGGATCCTGGGATGGGGGAGCGCGAACCCGATCGAGCCGTTCGGCAACATCGAGGGCATCCCGGATCGCTCCTTCGTGACCATCGTCGGCACCCAGGCGGGGACCACAGTGCGGGTCACCGCGGGCGCGCCGATCGTGGGGGACAACTACGGCCTGGGCATCGGCCCGCTCGCCGCGGGCGAGGTCTACGAGACCGTGCTGGGTGCGTACGACGTGCTCAACCTGGAGAGCGACGGGGCGCCTGGAGACCTGACGGGCACCGTCGTCGAGTCGAGCGCGCCCGTGGCGGTCTTCAGTGGTGGAGAGCGGGGCATCGCGCCGCTGAACACGGACGGCGTGCCGACCCCGCCCGGCGGCGCGCCGGACGACTGGTGTTGCACCGAGCACCTCGAGGAGCAGGTCTTCCCGACCACCGCGTGGGGCCGTGACTTCGTCATGACGCGTAGCCCGCAGCGCGGTCGCTCCTGGGCGGAGCCAGACATCTACCGGGTCATGTCGGACCGCGCGCGGACCACGATCACGACCAACCTCCCGGCCCCGAACGACTCCTTCGTGCTCGAGCCGGGCCAGTGGCGAGAGTTCTACTCCCAGCGCTCGTTCGTCATGCGCGCCGACGCCCCGGTGAGCATCGAGCAGATCCTGGTCAGCCAGGGCTGGGTCGACGACTGGAAGAGCGGCCACGGCGGCGACCCCTCGATGATCCTCTATCCGCCTTACCAGCAGTACCGCGAGAGCTACGTCTTCCTCACCCCGAGCACCTTCAGCGTGGACTACGTGGTGATCAGCGCCCCGGTCGGCACGAGCGTGCTCCTGGACGGCGGAGACATCCGCGGCGACGAGTTCATGTCCCGCTGCACCTACGAGCCCGCCGGGGAGATCGACGGCACCAACTACGAGGCGGTGACCTGCCCGGTCGACGCCGGCGCCCATACCGTCGACGCCGCCCGGCCCGTCGGCATCACGGTCTACGGCTACCACTCGGTCGGCAGCTACGGCTACGCCGGCGGCTCCGACCTCGAGCGCATCAACCCGCTGATCTGA
- a CDS encoding phosphodiester glycosidase family protein: MKTSLIVVLLLLPLTALAQEGEIPRTLDAPTDVWTEPNPGLRHLDRRYARPSIRVHALVVDTRVEGVRLVATPESERWGTVTDFAERHEAAAAINGGFWGLWQSPHGITAGGGALWERSTPDPDFGHFGVLASGRGVVRGPGEGEDDRSLAQLSEAVAGRPILVDAGQVDTAGLDAFEAANLRQPRTAVGVSRDGRTFVLAVVDGRQGHSVGFTLYQLARLLVELGAHRAINLDGGGSSAMVVSREGGLVTSPARGRWVRALGLGEEETRQVRTEDGATDVYVRGVEREVMNHIAVIAPPPTHDVAVRGVDSALADGLGPSDRGVAVLAPARSSPIRLGQLREVLIPALYLTAPALLLLGVVVLRRRRLS; the protein is encoded by the coding sequence GTGAAGACGTCGCTCATCGTGGTCCTCCTGCTCCTTCCCCTGACCGCGCTCGCGCAGGAGGGGGAGATCCCGCGCACGCTCGACGCCCCCACCGATGTCTGGACCGAGCCCAACCCGGGCCTCCGTCACCTCGACCGCCGCTACGCGCGCCCCTCCATCCGCGTGCACGCGCTCGTCGTCGACACCCGCGTCGAGGGGGTCCGGCTCGTCGCCACCCCGGAGTCGGAGCGCTGGGGCACGGTGACCGACTTCGCCGAGCGCCACGAGGCCGCGGCCGCCATCAACGGAGGCTTCTGGGGTCTCTGGCAGAGCCCACACGGGATCACGGCCGGCGGCGGCGCGCTCTGGGAGCGGAGCACCCCCGATCCGGACTTCGGTCACTTCGGCGTGCTCGCGAGCGGCCGCGGCGTGGTGCGCGGCCCGGGAGAAGGCGAGGACGATCGCAGCCTGGCGCAGCTCAGCGAGGCGGTCGCCGGTCGGCCCATCCTCGTCGACGCCGGCCAGGTCGACACCGCTGGGCTCGACGCGTTCGAGGCCGCGAACCTCCGGCAGCCGCGCACCGCCGTCGGGGTGTCCCGAGACGGCCGCACCTTCGTGCTCGCGGTCGTCGACGGCCGCCAGGGCCACAGCGTCGGCTTCACCCTCTATCAGCTGGCCCGGCTGCTGGTGGAGCTGGGCGCGCACCGCGCGATCAACCTCGACGGCGGCGGCTCGAGCGCGATGGTGGTCTCTCGCGAAGGCGGCCTCGTGACGTCGCCCGCGCGCGGGCGCTGGGTGCGCGCCCTCGGCCTCGGGGAAGAGGAGACCCGGCAGGTGCGCACGGAGGACGGCGCCACCGACGTGTACGTGCGCGGCGTCGAGCGCGAGGTGATGAACCACATCGCGGTGATCGCGCCGCCCCCGACCCACGACGTCGCGGTGCGCGGGGTGGACAGCGCGCTCGCCGATGGGCTCGGGCCTTCGGACCGCGGCGTCGCCGTCCTGGCTCCCGCCCGCTCGTCCCCGATTCGCCTGGGCCAGCTCCGGGAGGTGCTGATTCCGGCCCTCTACCTCACCGCTCCAGCCCTGCTCCTGCTGGGCGTCGTGGTGCTTCGACGCCGCCGCCTCTCATGA
- a CDS encoding Hsp33 family molecular chaperone HslO, whose amino-acid sequence MAESEASPDRAVTAVTHDGAFRVIVMRTTETVRRSIDAQEITGDNAKNLADVLSGTILVRLTMAPTYRVQGIVRGPDQRGTLVGDSHPDGSARGLIQRPKGLDEVSIEPGAVLVMMRTLPTGAVNQGMVEVPASGISGALMGYFQSSEQITSVARVGCVFDGDELVAAGGYLVQLLPEVSRAPLAVMTERLDADFSDIPKVVRAIQSDPDEMLSEILWQMPFEKTQDTALRFGCHCSSVRVLSSLATLPRTDIEDLMSSEESLHITCDYCSKVYEIPPSALAGLLSTS is encoded by the coding sequence ATGGCTGAGAGTGAAGCGAGCCCCGATCGCGCCGTGACGGCGGTCACCCACGACGGCGCCTTTCGCGTCATCGTCATGCGCACCACCGAGACCGTGCGTCGATCCATCGACGCGCAGGAGATCACCGGTGACAACGCGAAGAACCTCGCGGACGTGCTGAGCGGGACGATCCTCGTGCGCCTGACCATGGCCCCCACCTACCGCGTGCAAGGTATCGTGCGGGGGCCCGACCAGCGCGGGACGCTCGTCGGCGACAGCCACCCCGACGGGAGCGCGCGCGGGCTCATCCAGCGGCCGAAGGGGCTCGACGAGGTGTCGATCGAGCCCGGCGCGGTGCTCGTGATGATGCGGACCCTCCCGACGGGCGCGGTCAATCAGGGCATGGTCGAGGTGCCCGCGTCGGGGATCAGCGGCGCGCTGATGGGCTACTTCCAGAGCTCCGAGCAGATCACGTCGGTGGCCCGCGTGGGGTGTGTGTTCGACGGCGACGAGCTGGTCGCGGCGGGCGGATACCTGGTGCAGCTCCTGCCCGAGGTGAGTCGGGCGCCGCTCGCGGTGATGACCGAGCGTCTCGACGCGGACTTCTCCGACATCCCCAAGGTGGTGCGAGCCATCCAGAGCGACCCCGACGAGATGCTCTCCGAGATCTTGTGGCAGATGCCCTTCGAGAAGACGCAGGACACCGCGCTCCGCTTCGGGTGTCACTGCAGCTCCGTCCGGGTGCTCAGCAGCCTCGCGACCCTGCCGCGCACCGACATCGAGGACCTGATGTCGAGCGAGGAGTCGCTGCACATCACCTGCGATTACTGCAGCAAGGTCTACGAGATCCCGCCCTCGGCGCTGGCCGGGCTGCTCTCGACCTCATGA
- a CDS encoding D-glycerate dehydrogenase, with amino-acid sequence MTFFLTRPLSIDPKEVVRGEVEVRTFEHVRVPTRDEIARGARGCSTLLTLVSDPIDATLLDALPELKHVAQVAVGYDNVDVEACRQRGVIVTHTPGVLTDATADLAMTLLLAVARRVREGEQLLRDGRFDGWSPTMLLGMELRGRVLGIYGFGRIGRAVAARARAFGMEVVYCSRSEVPGEDARRVSFDALLAESDVISVHAPLTDETRHAFGADALAAMKQGSILINTARGPIVDERALAAALESGPLFGAGLDVYEHEPAVHLQLLDRDDVVLLPHLGSATSAARRRMAETALHDALAVHRGEAPSFLVPELA; translated from the coding sequence ATGACCTTCTTTCTCACCCGCCCGCTCTCGATCGATCCGAAGGAGGTCGTCCGAGGCGAGGTCGAGGTCCGGACCTTCGAGCACGTGCGCGTGCCCACCCGCGACGAGATCGCGCGCGGCGCCCGTGGCTGCTCCACCCTCCTCACCCTCGTCAGCGACCCCATCGACGCGACCCTGCTCGACGCCCTGCCCGAGCTGAAGCACGTCGCCCAGGTCGCCGTCGGCTACGACAACGTCGACGTCGAGGCCTGCCGACAGCGCGGCGTGATCGTCACCCACACCCCGGGCGTCTTGACCGACGCGACGGCCGACCTCGCGATGACGCTGCTCCTCGCGGTCGCGCGCCGGGTCCGCGAGGGGGAGCAGCTGCTCCGCGACGGACGCTTCGACGGCTGGTCTCCGACCATGTTGCTCGGCATGGAGCTCCGGGGCCGCGTGCTCGGGATCTACGGCTTCGGCCGGATCGGGAGAGCGGTCGCGGCGCGCGCGCGGGCCTTCGGCATGGAGGTCGTCTACTGCTCCCGGTCCGAGGTCCCGGGCGAAGACGCGCGCCGGGTGAGCTTCGACGCGCTCCTCGCCGAGAGCGACGTCATCAGCGTGCACGCGCCGCTGACCGACGAGACCCGGCACGCCTTCGGCGCCGACGCCCTCGCCGCGATGAAGCAGGGCTCGATCCTGATCAACACCGCCCGGGGCCCGATCGTGGACGAGCGCGCGCTCGCCGCCGCGCTCGAGTCCGGCCCGCTCTTCGGCGCGGGCCTCGACGTCTACGAGCACGAGCCGGCCGTGCACCTTCAGCTGCTCGATCGCGACGACGTGGTGCTCCTGCCCCACCTCGGGAGCGCGACCTCCGCCGCCCGGCGCCGCATGGCCGAGACGGCGCTCCACGACGCGCTCGCGGTGCATCGCGGAGAGGCGCCCTCGTTCCTCGTGCCGGAGCTCGCGTGA
- a CDS encoding phospholipase D family protein: MSFDFTAPSRPVGLSLVGGRGHYESVVAAVQGAKISVWIATANLKELMVEEASIGRKKRWRSVLEIFDRLAQRGVELRILHAGFPSRAFRDAFDRHPRLVEGGLALRQCPRVHLKTVIVDGRQIYLGSANWTGAGLGAKGDARRNFELGIWSDDEPLLDHVQGLYERLWRGTECAACGRRDVCDDPLDTL; the protein is encoded by the coding sequence GTGAGCTTCGACTTCACGGCCCCCTCGCGCCCGGTGGGCCTGTCCCTCGTCGGCGGCCGCGGTCACTACGAGTCGGTCGTCGCGGCGGTCCAGGGAGCCAAGATCAGCGTCTGGATCGCGACGGCGAACCTCAAGGAGCTGATGGTCGAGGAGGCGTCGATCGGCCGCAAGAAGCGCTGGCGCAGCGTGCTCGAGATCTTCGATCGTCTCGCCCAGCGCGGGGTCGAGCTCCGCATCCTGCACGCGGGCTTCCCCTCGCGCGCGTTCCGGGACGCGTTCGACCGTCACCCGCGGCTCGTCGAGGGCGGCCTCGCTCTGCGCCAGTGTCCGCGCGTGCACCTCAAAACGGTCATCGTCGACGGGCGCCAGATCTACCTCGGCAGCGCCAACTGGACCGGCGCCGGGCTCGGGGCGAAGGGCGACGCGAGGCGGAACTTCGAGCTCGGCATCTGGAGCGACGACGAGCCCTTGCTCGACCACGTCCAGGGCCTCTACGAGCGCCTCTGGAGGGGCACGGAGTGCGCGGCGTGCGGCCGGAGAGACGTCTGCGACGACCCGCTCGACACTCTTTGA
- a CDS encoding AgmX/PglI C-terminal domain-containing protein → MRTLALSVLLLALPLGASAQATEIQETLRQAHPAIRACVERSVAAGEQPADRVDVMTRIEPSGRVSEARVSRPEAHPRFARCVESAVERLRFPRQAEAVTVRFPLWTAPRR, encoded by the coding sequence ATGCGAACCCTCGCCCTCTCCGTGCTCCTCCTCGCGCTGCCGCTCGGCGCCTCGGCCCAGGCCACCGAGATCCAGGAGACCCTCCGTCAGGCGCACCCCGCGATCCGCGCGTGCGTCGAGCGCTCCGTCGCCGCCGGCGAGCAGCCCGCCGACCGCGTCGACGTCATGACGCGCATCGAGCCGTCGGGCCGCGTCTCCGAGGCGCGCGTGTCCCGACCCGAGGCGCACCCCCGCTTCGCGCGCTGCGTCGAGTCCGCCGTGGAGCGCCTCCGCTTCCCGCGCCAGGCGGAGGCGGTGACGGTCCGCTTCCCCCTATGGACCGCTCCCCGCCGCTGA
- a CDS encoding lytic transglycosylase domain-containing protein, whose product MRLASVSLCVCLCLASEVAAQADPFEPVAPLVRQREDARALAALGRLPRPVREGPRGRYLRGRLLERLGRWADAAEAFPVGEASAGLPESVRRDATRRRAIALARAGRCLDAIALFETLGDEPLAQARAAECRLAAGRDDAVEALRGVVRRRAPVVDLFAARFELAEALARTGEAAEAREVLTELVIDRVEHPEAGRAWAALEALTEGEVALSFDQRMRRADRLMEVRRYDAALTELDAAGRPQARADLRRFLHLRGMSLYQTRRRYEEAAEVLGESARLGGADAADDEFHAARALSRADRDREAVAAYRRFARRHRAHRRAAEASYLAAWLSLRHGFPGGERQMSRFVRSAFADRAPRLARDARWQLALRAFERGQHRRAAELFQRYAETDAQPLVRGRGLYWVGRAHHARGDERAAIAAYREALYVEPLHWYAMLARQRLVELGQDAPPPFPEPPAETDEADAAVAWPEDVALYAALGLREDARDALRGRERALREAGGLRALVAAYQRLGEPSRLVRLVGGPSTTRRRQRPGPGDRWRWDAAYPRPWPGAVGAASRAAGLSPAHLYAIMRQESGYDPDAVSYADAIGLMQLIPPTAERLAEGLGLELEREMLFDPAVNVRLGAAYVGALVERFGLPLAFAAFNAGEHRVDEWLEEQGRTELDLFVERMPYQQTRNYVRRVTTHYAHYLYLDDPDSGWPLTLPSHVGDE is encoded by the coding sequence ATGCGACTCGCGTCCGTCAGCCTCTGCGTCTGTCTCTGCCTCGCGAGTGAGGTCGCCGCGCAGGCCGATCCGTTCGAGCCGGTCGCGCCGCTCGTCCGACAGCGCGAAGACGCGCGGGCTCTCGCCGCGCTCGGGCGCCTCCCTCGGCCCGTCCGTGAGGGGCCGCGCGGTCGGTACCTGCGGGGGCGACTGCTCGAGCGACTCGGTCGGTGGGCGGACGCCGCGGAGGCGTTTCCGGTCGGCGAGGCGTCGGCGGGGCTGCCGGAGTCGGTCCGGCGGGACGCGACGCGCCGCCGGGCCATCGCGCTCGCGCGGGCCGGCCGCTGCCTGGACGCCATCGCGCTCTTCGAGACCCTGGGCGACGAGCCGCTCGCACAGGCGCGGGCCGCCGAGTGTCGGCTCGCGGCCGGGCGCGACGACGCGGTCGAGGCGCTGCGCGGCGTCGTGCGGCGGCGCGCGCCGGTGGTGGACCTCTTCGCCGCGCGCTTCGAGCTGGCCGAGGCGCTCGCGCGGACGGGCGAGGCGGCGGAGGCGCGGGAGGTGCTGACGGAGCTGGTCATCGACCGGGTCGAGCACCCGGAGGCGGGGCGGGCGTGGGCCGCGCTCGAGGCGCTGACCGAAGGCGAGGTCGCGCTGAGCTTCGATCAACGCATGCGGCGCGCGGACCGGCTGATGGAGGTGCGCCGCTATGACGCCGCGCTGACGGAGCTCGACGCGGCCGGGCGCCCGCAGGCCCGCGCGGACCTCCGACGCTTCCTGCACCTGCGCGGCATGTCGCTCTATCAGACGCGCCGCCGCTACGAGGAGGCGGCCGAGGTGCTCGGCGAGAGCGCGCGGCTCGGCGGCGCGGACGCGGCGGACGACGAATTCCACGCGGCGCGGGCCCTCTCGCGCGCGGACCGGGATCGCGAGGCGGTCGCCGCCTATCGGCGCTTCGCGCGCCGTCACCGCGCCCACCGCCGCGCGGCCGAGGCGAGCTACCTCGCGGCGTGGCTCTCGCTCCGCCACGGCTTCCCGGGCGGCGAGCGGCAGATGAGCCGCTTCGTGCGGAGCGCCTTCGCGGATCGCGCGCCGCGCCTCGCCCGCGACGCGCGCTGGCAGCTCGCCCTGCGCGCCTTCGAGCGCGGTCAGCACCGCCGCGCGGCCGAGCTCTTCCAGCGCTACGCCGAGACGGACGCGCAGCCGCTCGTGCGCGGGCGTGGGCTCTACTGGGTCGGGCGCGCGCACCACGCGCGGGGCGACGAGCGCGCCGCCATCGCCGCTTATCGCGAGGCGCTCTACGTCGAGCCGCTCCACTGGTACGCGATGCTCGCGCGGCAGCGCCTGGTCGAGCTCGGGCAGGACGCGCCGCCGCCCTTCCCCGAGCCACCCGCGGAGACCGACGAAGCGGACGCCGCGGTGGCCTGGCCGGAGGACGTGGCGCTCTACGCCGCGCTCGGCCTGCGCGAGGACGCGCGCGACGCGCTCCGGGGTCGCGAGCGCGCGCTGCGCGAGGCGGGCGGGCTGCGCGCCCTCGTCGCTGCCTATCAGCGGCTCGGCGAGCCCTCGCGGCTGGTGCGCCTGGTCGGCGGGCCGTCCACCACGCGGCGTCGCCAGCGGCCTGGCCCGGGCGATCGCTGGCGATGGGACGCCGCGTACCCGCGGCCCTGGCCGGGCGCGGTCGGGGCCGCGTCGCGCGCGGCGGGGCTCTCGCCCGCGCACCTCTACGCCATCATGCGGCAGGAGAGCGGCTACGACCCGGACGCGGTGAGCTACGCCGACGCGATCGGCCTGATGCAGCTGATCCCGCCCACGGCCGAGCGGCTCGCCGAGGGCCTCGGGCTCGAGCTCGAGCGGGAGATGCTCTTCGACCCGGCCGTCAACGTGCGCCTCGGCGCGGCCTACGTCGGCGCCCTGGTCGAGCGCTTCGGGCTGCCGCTCGCGTTCGCCGCCTTCAACGCGGGCGAGCACCGCGTGGACGAGTGGCTCGAGGAGCAGGGCCGCACCGAGCTGGATCTCTTCGTCGAGCGCATGCCCTATCAGCAGACCCGGAACTACGTGCGCCGCGTCACGACGCATTACGCACACTATCTCTACCTGGACGACCCCGACTCCGGCTGGCCCCTGACCCTGCCGAGCCACGTCGGCGACGAGTGA
- a CDS encoding spondin domain-containing protein → MKRARITRTLSLALCCACFLAACNDVEGPAGDGNAYLLRVENVAGPVFPTALSPGVWLAHEDADPLFTEGERDRGEGLEALAEDGDPSALAASLDPALSGRFGDAPIRPGESIEVVVFRTPGASRLSFATMVVESNDVFLAPSGAGIDLAAIREETDVTDQLQLWNAGTEDDEAPGLGPHQAPRQSAPGAGPVEGVIRHFESSTRALPLSFDVAEIRVTEADGTYTLTVENVSADRRNFVTPISPIFWALHTEAHRVYTEGEPAPSGALAELVEIADARALVRAAMEAPGVSAAGVANQRVGTGDFGLARPGDAFEIVVTPDAEHPRLTIATMLTATNDAFLGFPGEGLRLLNEDGSPRSAAEVERDARRSLVIWDAGTELNEVPAGGFHQGPEGSLDDLDDDPDPTVRRYDDFTNDVAGPGANGLVEVTIRHTSGTTFEVSVANRSDRMRFQALLTPFVWIVHDETDGFFSANGLQSPGLVELGEDCLTNLLHQEVQMMESVISSGVASVPDMGTASAPIFPGESFTFEVTADAAHRYFNLASMPYPSNDMFVALEPPGVALLDEGGAPRSSAAIASDVQARLFAWDTGTEANQAGGGGRDNVPLQNNEGLTDVGASEGDGRVRAQPDPTFHYPAPSELVRVTLTPMN, encoded by the coding sequence ATGAAGCGAGCTCGAATCACGCGAACACTTTCGCTGGCGCTCTGCTGCGCCTGCTTCCTCGCCGCCTGCAACGACGTCGAGGGGCCCGCTGGCGACGGGAACGCCTACCTCCTGCGCGTCGAGAACGTCGCGGGCCCCGTGTTCCCGACCGCGCTCTCGCCCGGCGTCTGGCTCGCCCACGAGGACGCCGACCCGCTCTTCACCGAGGGGGAGCGCGACCGGGGCGAAGGGCTCGAGGCGCTGGCCGAAGACGGCGATCCGAGCGCGCTGGCCGCGTCGCTCGACCCCGCGCTCTCGGGCCGCTTCGGCGACGCGCCGATCCGACCGGGCGAGTCGATCGAGGTCGTGGTCTTCCGCACGCCAGGCGCGTCACGGCTGAGCTTCGCCACGATGGTGGTCGAGTCCAACGACGTCTTCCTCGCGCCGAGCGGAGCCGGGATCGACCTGGCCGCCATCCGCGAGGAGACCGACGTCACCGACCAGCTCCAGCTCTGGAACGCGGGGACCGAAGACGACGAGGCGCCCGGCCTCGGGCCGCACCAGGCCCCGCGGCAGTCGGCTCCCGGAGCGGGCCCGGTCGAGGGGGTGATCCGACACTTCGAGTCGAGCACGCGTGCCCTGCCGCTCAGCTTCGACGTGGCGGAGATCCGGGTGACCGAGGCCGACGGCACCTACACGCTCACGGTCGAGAACGTCTCGGCCGACCGCCGGAACTTCGTCACGCCGATCTCGCCCATCTTCTGGGCGCTCCACACCGAAGCGCACCGCGTCTACACGGAGGGCGAGCCGGCGCCGAGCGGCGCGCTCGCGGAGCTGGTGGAGATCGCCGACGCGCGGGCCCTGGTGCGGGCCGCGATGGAGGCGCCGGGCGTCTCGGCGGCGGGGGTCGCCAACCAGCGCGTGGGCACGGGCGACTTCGGGCTGGCTCGTCCCGGTGACGCGTTCGAGATCGTCGTCACCCCGGACGCGGAGCACCCGCGGCTGACCATCGCGACGATGCTGACCGCCACCAACGACGCGTTCCTGGGCTTCCCGGGCGAGGGCCTGCGGCTGCTGAACGAAGACGGAAGCCCGCGGAGCGCGGCCGAGGTGGAGCGCGACGCGCGGCGGAGCCTGGTGATCTGGGACGCGGGGACGGAGCTCAACGAGGTCCCCGCGGGCGGCTTCCACCAGGGCCCCGAGGGCTCGCTCGACGACCTCGACGACGACCCCGACCCCACCGTGCGGCGCTACGACGACTTCACCAACGACGTCGCGGGCCCCGGCGCGAACGGGCTCGTCGAGGTCACCATCCGGCACACCAGCGGGACGACCTTCGAGGTCAGCGTGGCCAACCGCTCCGACCGCATGCGCTTCCAGGCGCTCCTGACCCCGTTCGTGTGGATCGTGCACGACGAGACGGACGGCTTCTTCTCGGCCAACGGCCTCCAGTCGCCCGGGCTCGTGGAGCTCGGCGAGGACTGCCTGACCAACCTGCTCCATCAGGAAGTGCAGATGATGGAGAGCGTGATCAGCTCGGGCGTGGCGAGCGTGCCCGACATGGGCACCGCGTCCGCGCCGATCTTCCCCGGCGAGAGCTTCACGTTCGAGGTCACCGCGGACGCGGCGCATCGCTACTTCAACCTCGCGTCCATGCCCTATCCGTCCAACGACATGTTCGTCGCGCTCGAGCCGCCGGGCGTGGCGCTGCTCGACGAGGGCGGCGCCCCGCGCTCGAGCGCGGCCATCGCGTCCGACGTCCAGGCGCGGCTGTTCGCGTGGGACACGGGCACCGAGGCCAACCAGGCGGGCGGCGGCGGCCGCGACAACGTGCCGCTCCAGAACAACGAGGGCCTCACCGACGTGGGCGCGTCGGAGGGCGACGGGAGGGTGCGCGCGCAGCCCGATCCCACGTTCCACTACCCCGCCCCGTCGGAGCTGGTGCGCGTGACCCTCACGCCCATGAACTGA